The Candidatus Zixiibacteriota bacterium genome includes the window AAAACGTAAATAACTGAAAATAGGTAATTTGTAATTTAACTACTGCTTGCACCTGGCCCAAAGGAGCGTGTTTTTGAATCCTCTCAAAAGTTTACAAGTTATTCACTATCTTGAACTTATGGCGTGCACCTTTGGGCAGGTAAAGCTTGTCCGTTGGGCGCTAAACACTTGTATTATTGAATGAATGGAGATATCAGAGAATGCTAGATTATGTGATATCAAAGATAGAGGAACTATTACAGATGGCTCGTGATTATTATGGCGTCAATCCAGTTGTATTCCTGATTATTTACTTGGTTTGTGTGCCAGTATTCTACTATTCATTATTTCGCACCTTTCAATCCCTCACCAAAAAGCTCGGGAAGGAAGTCATGCTCTGGGTCGCAATCTTTCTATGCGCTAACGTAGCGCCTTTTATCTATGTGATCTTCTTTGGGCGGAACATCCCCTGGTGGGTTTATGGCATCATCGCTCTACTAATAGGACTGGGTATTTTATTCCTTAGCATGAAGCTGAGGAAGATTCCTGCAGCTGGAACGAAGGATAGGTAAAGAAAGTAGATGAGAATAAATCGTAAAGAGTTATTGAAGTTGCCCAAAGTAAACAAAAATATAGTTTGAGAATATTCTGAAAGTAAGAGGGGTGGAAGTGATATAGGAAATAACGAACACGAGAAATATTTAGCGTCCGTTAAATAAACATATCAATAGAGTACCAGATAAATGGTTGCAAAGCACCCAATCAGCGCATCAACCGGACGTTTCAGCCGGCGGCCATCAATGGGATAAACCTGATTGTCAAATGCCGCCTCATTTGCCAGCAGGGGATCGCTGGCGTTAGACAACAGGTAGGAGTAATGATATGAGCCAAAAACTGTACCTGATCATCTCCGGTGCCATCTTCTTTCTGGTCGGGGTCTTTCATCTTCTCAGGCTTGTATACGGCTGGCCTATCGTGGTCGGGACGAGGATGGTGCCGTATTCGCTGTCCTATGTTGGTTTCCCAGTTTCAATCGGGTATTCCGTCTGGGCCTGTTGGCTCCTCTTTCAAAAGGCATCGCACAAGAAAAGTGAAGTATAAGAATAAGTCGAACTGGCTCGTAGGAAATGGGACAGTTTTCCTTCTGTCCCATTTCCCTACCCCCGTTAATTTAGAGACATAAAATCTTGGCAACTTCGTTTATACGCAAATATTATTAAGTTAAAAAATTTTATCCGCCTTAGGCGGAGTGAAAATGTTTCACGTGAAACAACGTATATAAATCTAATTAGACTATCCTACGGACAGTGAGGAAATCGAACTGTGATCGAATATTCTGAAAGATTTGAAGTTATAGTAATAGGTGCCGGGCATGCAGGGTGTGAGGCGGCTCTGGCGTCTGCCCGGATGGGGTGTAAGACTCTACTTCTGACTATGAATAAGGAAACTATTGCCCAGATGTCTTGCAACCCGGCTATTGGGGGATTAGCCAAGGGACATCTTGTCAGAGAGATTGATGCGCTTGGTGGTGAAATGGGTTTTGTGACTGATAAGACTTACATTCAATTCAAAACTCTGAATAAGAAAAAAGGTCCTGCGGTCTGGTCTTCAAGGGCTCAATGTGACAGGGTGGCTTATAAGATGGCAATGAGAAATTCATTAGAGATTCAGCAGAATCTTGTTTTGAAACAGGGGAACGTAGAAAAAATTCTGATAGAGAACTACAAAGTTAAGGGAGTTTTAACATCAATTGGTACAGTTTATTACAGCGACGCGGTTATTCTGACTTCGGGGACATTTCTCAATGGATTGATTCATATAGGTTTAGTAAATTTTCCTTCAGGCAGGGCAGGCGAATTTCCTTCATTAAAGGTCTCAGATAAATTAAAGGAAATAGGTTTTGAAGTTGGAAGGCTTAAGACCGGAACTCCTCCCAGGATTGATGGAAAGACTGTTGATTTTTCAAAAACTATTCCTCAGTCAGGGGATGAAAATTTTAAGCCTTTTTCCTTGAGAACCAAAGAGATAGAGAAAAAGGATCATCTTTGCTATTTGACTTATACTAATGAAACCACGCATAAGCTGATCTTACACAATCTGGACCGTTCACCTCTTTATAGCGGGCTAATCAAAGGGATAGGTCCAAGGTATTGTCCCTCAATTGAAGATAAAGTTGTCAGATTCAGGGAAAAAGTAAGACATCAGATATTCTTAGAGCCGGAAGGGGAAAATACCACAGAATATTATGTTAATGGATTCTCTACTTCCTTGCCGGAAGATGTTCAGCTCATAGCATTAAGAACAGTTCCCGGACTGGAAAATGTGGAGATGACCCGTCCTGGATATGCGATCGAATATGATTTCTTTCCTCCAACTCAGCTCAAGTCCAATCTGGAAACAAAGTTAACCGAAAATTTTTTCTTTGCCGGGCAGATAAATGGGACTTCTGGGTATGAAGAAGCTGCAGCACAAGGAGTTATGGCAGGAATTAATGCAGTTCTGAAACTAAGGAAAAAAGAACCTTTTATCCTGGACCGGAGTGAAGCGTATATAGGAGTTCTGATTGATGATCTGGTTACCAAAGGAACCCTGGAGCCATACCGGATGTTTACCTCCAGAGCAGAGCACAGGTTGATTTTAAGGGAAGATAATGCAGATGAAAGGCTTCTGGGATACGGGCATAAATACGGATTGATCTCAGATGTGCTCTGTAAGGAATTCAAAGATAGAAAGATAGAAGTCGAGGAGGAGAAGTTGAGGCTTAAGAAAATCTTTGTTCCATTAGGCTCATTCGGTAATTTGTTAGAAGAAAACAGCAATGGGAAGAAAGTCTCTCTGGCTTATGCTCTGAAGATGCCGGAGATAACTTATGAGGAATTACTTAAAATCGACCAGGTTCCAGAAGATTTGTCTCAAATAGTTAAGGAGAAGGTTGAGATAGAGATAAAATATGACGGATATATAAAAAGAGAGCTGAAAGAGATTGAGAAATTCAGGAAGTTAGAGAATATGGTTATTCCGGAGAAGTTTGACTATTCCAATCTGAAAGGATTCAAAAGAGAGGCAAAAGAGAAGTTGATGAGAATCAAGCCCAGGTCAATTGGCCAGGCATCCAGGATCTCCGGAGTTTCTCCTGGAGACATAGCAGTTCTGATGGTTTATCTGAAACAATTCAGCTCAAAATCCGGCTTATTTTCTGATAAATCAACAACTTAAGGAGAATGTTTCACGTGAAACATGGTGAAACTGACTCTTT containing:
- the mnmG gene encoding tRNA uridine-5-carboxymethylaminomethyl(34) synthesis enzyme MnmG translates to MIEYSERFEVIVIGAGHAGCEAALASARMGCKTLLLTMNKETIAQMSCNPAIGGLAKGHLVREIDALGGEMGFVTDKTYIQFKTLNKKKGPAVWSSRAQCDRVAYKMAMRNSLEIQQNLVLKQGNVEKILIENYKVKGVLTSIGTVYYSDAVILTSGTFLNGLIHIGLVNFPSGRAGEFPSLKVSDKLKEIGFEVGRLKTGTPPRIDGKTVDFSKTIPQSGDENFKPFSLRTKEIEKKDHLCYLTYTNETTHKLILHNLDRSPLYSGLIKGIGPRYCPSIEDKVVRFREKVRHQIFLEPEGENTTEYYVNGFSTSLPEDVQLIALRTVPGLENVEMTRPGYAIEYDFFPPTQLKSNLETKLTENFFFAGQINGTSGYEEAAAQGVMAGINAVLKLRKKEPFILDRSEAYIGVLIDDLVTKGTLEPYRMFTSRAEHRLILREDNADERLLGYGHKYGLISDVLCKEFKDRKIEVEEEKLRLKKIFVPLGSFGNLLEENSNGKKVSLAYALKMPEITYEELLKIDQVPEDLSQIVKEKVEIEIKYDGYIKRELKEIEKFRKLENMVIPEKFDYSNLKGFKREAKEKLMRIKPRSIGQASRISGVSPGDIAVLMVYLKQFSSKSGLFSDKSTT